The region ACTAGTCAATAAAAAGCAATTCTACCAATCCACTGGTAATATACTAAACAGAGTTGGAAAGCATTTTACTGAAAgcaaaatatttagagaaaatagacatttatacaaaattataaaatgcttgtAATAAGAATAAGTGCATTTCAAGGAAAGCACaaacttattttaatttatagaacCAGTTAAAGCCTTAAAAAATTTAAGTGGAATTGAAATATGCAAAAATGTATAAACATCCTACAAAAGATGGTTGTTCTTTTCCTGAGTATACTAAAGCTATGAAACGTAAGGTGACATAGAAGGTAGAGATTTGGGAACTTATCAAGGGCATTTCCTTTCTACACACTGCTTTCCTCCTTCTTcatattcttgtttggaaatcCACATCTGCTGAAAGGTGCcctgtgaaaggaaagaaaaattacatatatgtacCTTTCTATTGggaacaaattttttaaatattttcacaattcTGAATCTTTTAAGAGCTCTTATACCTCTCCCCAAATAGTACTCAAATTATACCCTTCTTATTTCTGCCCTCCTCTAGGATACCCAAAGACACTATTTATACTGTCTTGAGGACTTAGAAAAtgctgggaaaggaatatgaaggAAGAGTTTAGCTATGATGGCTTggttaacagcaacaacaaactgtTGGAAGGCTTGATCCTAGTACAGTATTTATGCAATGTTCTAGCATTTGATTAACGGTAACATTGAGAACTCAGACTAGGATAAAGTTTGGCAAGTACACAAACGACAGTACACATGCACTATTCTAAATAAACAGAAGGTGAAAGGAGGAAAAGGACCGAAGGAGGAAGGATCCTGGACTACGTTACTACTAAGACGTGTAAGCAGGAGAGATCCGTTCCCTGTGACTACTCAAGTGGATTCGTACGTATGCAGTTTTGAACTAAGATCTATTAAGAGACTAGAAATAAAACATAGACCAGAAATACATAAATGGGCAGTTAAAAACATTTAATAgttaatagcttttaaaaatatttagcgtAAGTACTCATTTACTTTGGCTGCTCTGAGGTGAAGGGGAAATCTTCCAAATTTAGGATACAGGTTAAGTGCAAGAATTTCCTCCTGATTTCAAGGTAGGAAGCCAGTCCAAGCAACATGCAAACCTCAATACCATGACTTCACCATCTGCCCCAGGAACCAATTCCTGACTTCTACCTCAGCAACAGGCCAGGGAGCAACCAGTATCTAAGAAGAATGATTTAATTTTAAGTGGGCTGCAGAATAAGTCCTGACCAGTGCCAATGTGAGTACTGTTAGAAGAGGCATGGATAAGTTAACAGATTCccaccctggagagggaaacTGTAATCAGACTGACAATACCCATTAATAAGGCAATGAGGCATTTTTGTCATTTCAGAATAGGTAAGACTATTTCAGAATAGGTAAGCATAAGTCCTCTACAAATGTGATAGatataaaaatgcaaagataaatgATACACAGGAATTAGTTTAGTCTTTTTACTAAATTTAGTATTTTAAGTGATACATTCAAGTTAAATAAGAATCTTAAACTATTTTGCAAAGTAGTTTATCTACTAACCAAAGAAGCTAGAATGGAGCCACCGATCCATGAACTAAACCTCCGTTCTACTGTCGTATTATTTGCAATCAGTTTCAATCGCATACTCTAAAAAGGAAGAATAAGTATTAGTGTCATCAAATAGAACAGGGCCTCAACTTAGGAAATTCAATTTTGATGACTGGCTCTGGTTCAAGCACTAATTATACATAATTATTTTGTAGTAGCTAGGTTAATAATAGGCATAGGTTGAACTACTGAAAAGGATTTTAAAGTACTTTGGCTTGtgtaatttaataaattatgagagggaaatggtaacccactccagtgctgttgcctggagagtcccatggacgaaggagcctgataggctacagtccatggggtggtaaggagtcagacacgactgagcgacttcactcactcactcacctatAAACTATAGAAAACTACATGCTAGAGAGTATAGTATTCAGAATTTCACCTTGAAACAGCAAATATGTATTTGAACACTTACTATATATCAAGTAGTGTGCTAACTActtcatatattatttcattttatcaacACCAAGTGTAATTATTACCCCAACTAGCTACCCTTTCTGCAGTCATCCTCAACTTTCTAATTTATTCTTTGGGCTTTCGTGCTATCTTGGTTCACCCCCTCCTCCCATTCCTTCTTGCCCCCATCCAAACCAAAATGCAGATGTCAGACACAGGGAAGTTTATTCACACTGCTTTCTTTTCAGATTAGTGTTTCTGTTACGCTTGAACACCCTCTCGATAAACATGGTTTTATGGCTCAGCACTACCCCTATCTCACTTCCTGTATGGAGAGATCTTACCTAGGAATTTGCTTCTGGGGATAGTTCTCAGATTGTTGATACTTACCAGTTACTCTATATATGAACATTCAGTTTGAGTCTGTGCATGCAGCAAGGGTGGAGTATGTAGAATGGGAAGGAGAGGTGCTGGGAGCAGAAGGGATGAACACGGGGTTTTGTAGGTGAGGAACTGGTCAAATCCTATTACAATggatttcattaaattttaattgcCTCCTAAAAGACAAAGATAGCATCTACCTGGTCTTGATCAGACCTTGGACAGCCCATGTCTATATTCATTATTCTGGGACTTTCTATGAAATCTAAAGTACTAAATCAAGGTATATTACCGATCAGTCTGTATCTCCAAAAATGTAAGGAGATGTCAACCTAGTGCCTGTATCAGTACTTAAAGACTGTGGCATAAGTAAAACATTCAAATACACAGCTTCCATAGATTCTGTTAGGGCCCATCTAACctctaataaattttttttaatgtagtatttATTGCAGAATACCTTACAGAAAACTACTTGATGgatgtttaaaaatctaaaaatgtctGTTACTAATGGACCATGTACACCACCTTCTCTCTAAACCAGATTCTTCTATCCTTTTTGAAAGTTATCATAGTGTACCAAGAGATGTTTTTAATAAAGCATAAAAACTCTTCAGTCCTCTGCCAGATTTTATCCTGTAAATTTGCTATGTAAGTGATATGACTGGTACCTATCTTTCTGGGTTGAACTGTATCTTCCAAAGAGGTATGTTGATAATCCCCAGTTCCTGTGAATGTGACCTAATTTAGAAACAGTCTCCGAGAAGAGGACAGACCCACAAGAGAGAATGCCATATATGATGATGGAGATGGACACTGAAGTGCTATAACTGCAACCCAAGAAACGCCAAGGATTGTTGCCAAATCGTCAGATgacaggaagagggaaggaaaaattcTCTTCTGCAGGTTTCAGAGAGCATGGCCCTGATAACATGTTGATTTCAGAATTCTAGCTTCCAGACTGAGAGGTAATAAATTTCTCTCGTTTTGAACCAtctactttgttacagcagccttagGTCATTATACATCATCAGATTCATTTTTCCAACCATACAGCACACCCCGCTTCTATACAGACTACAAGCCAACTACTTCAAAATGTTAGAATATACCCTCTTCCCTTCATATTTTTGCACATATTTCACCTAGATTTTCTTTCATAAACTGTCAACCAACGGAACTCATTCATTGAAACGACTCTTCAGGAGGATTTCCTCACACTCCAGAGTGCCTGGCTGAGGACATACTGAACCACTTAGCACAttacaggttttcttttttgctggTATAGTCCTCCTAGCTGACTAAGCCCTTGGTGGGAAGGGACTATATTTTCTATCCCTAGTGCCTAGCAGACTGTAGGCACTTAAGTATGgaatcaatgaataaaataagatTCAAATAGTAATGGAGAGTAATGGGAGTAACTAATGTCATCTAGAAAAATTTTATTAATGAGTATTAATACTATACCAGGCATACACAAGACACCATCAATCTACTGAAAAACAAACTGTATCTACGTAGATTTTCCACCAGTAGGAGGATATATATGACTGAAAAATACCACTGAAGAACACACACAACTTACTGGGGGTGTTTTCTGAGAGAGTTCTCTGTTCAACCTGTCGGTAAAGCTCTGTATTAgtgtgtttcctcctgccactatCACGCTGCCATAGAGACCCtggaatgaaacaaaaataaatgagctcCAAATGTTTCCAACCATTTAAACACAACTACAGATAAAACTATGTGTTCCACtacagtttttactttttaaattttttacttctaTACAGACCAAGTTGTTTaatccagtggttctcaatcctgGCTGCACATTTGACTCATTTAGGGAGCATTTAAAACACTGGTGCTGGGGGCAATTAAATACAAATTTCTGGGGGTGGAGTCTAGGGaaagttttgtgtttgtttgtttaaaactcTCCAGATGATTCGTGTATTAAAGTTTAAGAACCACTAATTTAAGGCAACTATTCTAAAATCCAATTGTAATTTTTTGGCAGATAGCAGCCAGTACTTAAGAAGTTTATTTCCTTATTACATCATCTCAGAGTTCTCATCTAGAAGCTATGGCATTTAAAATTGGACAGATTATGATGGGCAATACATACTCTGACAATAGTCCTGGCCAAAATGACTGCTACATTTCTCTTCTGCAGAGATGACCTTTTTCAAAATCTATATGCTGAGGCTTCCTCCATCAAAAACAAATTCCCAGTAGTAAGgagtatgtgtgctaagttgcttcaggcgtgtctgactctgcgatcccagaaactgtagcccaccaggctcctctgtccatgggattctccaggcaagaataatggagtgggttgctatgatctctttctggcccagggactgaatgtctcctgcattggcaggtgaggttctttaccactagcatcacccgGGAACCCCAAATAAGGAGTATATTTTACCTCTAATTTGCATGTATGCATCAGAAAGTTAAATATCAGCCTGCCTTTTCAGTGGCTAAgttcatattttttcaatttattccatatttttaaaaatgtattccaaaTGTCTATATAACCTTAGCTATTAGCACTAAGCTCTAAGCAAATGAAGGAACTAAAAAACTGAGGTAACACACTGGCTACAAATTAAAATCTAGGGTTTAAATAAGATATGGTCTATCTAATAGCATGGTATAGAATAtagagttgtgtccaactctttgtgaccccacagactacagcctcccaggctcctgtgtccacgggatttcctaggcaagaatactggagtgggttgccatttcctcctccaggggatcctcccaactcagggactgaacctgggtctcctgcattggtaggcagattctttaccatctgagccaccagggaagaggtaCAGAATATGGAGTCAGTCCTTAAAACTTGGCAAGAAATAAActgatgaaaaaatataaaaccttgGCAAAGTacaaaaaatacaaagtttaCATCTAAACTCCATGTAAAAGTTACATAATTTAAACCACACCTTCctaaaaagtaaaactgtacTATATACGTTAAAAACCACTAATATAGTTTGGTTTGTCACATTTTAGGAAATCTCTAGACCAGCACAGTCCAAAAGAATTTTCTGtgctgatgaaaatgttctagctACATTTATAATGTGGCTAGTGCAACTGAAGAATTGAAAtgtaaatttctatttatttagttgAACTGCTATATGTGGCCAAAAGCTAACTACAATGGACACAACAGCTTTTGagttttgcattttcctttttctagtagaacttcatttttttttacatattctttCATAAAATGGACTTCAGAGTCAGTGGCCAAAGTTGCCAACTTAAAAAAACTGATGGCCATTATAAATACCGGGGGCACTGGTTTGCCCTAAAACATACCCTGATGCCATAAACAAGAGTGGCACTTACTGGTCTGATATCAATATCACACATTCCAACACTTGTAGTGACAACATGACTGACGCCCAGCATTGTATTTCCTGATAACCCctacaacaaaacagaaaccagCAGTCACACAGAAGACCTTCAAACCATAAAGCACATCCAAAATGTTTATAGTCTTATTTAGCTTTTGTAACTCCAAGagatctttaaaggaaaaaatgaggcTGATTATGAAATAAACTTTTATACCTTTACATTGGAAGGGTCAAATAATCCTTCAGGAATCTTTAACCGTtctgctccaaaatcacagttgtAGCCATTGGGGAATTCATAATGAACAGTTGGCATCTGTGCAGCTACTCTGAAAGTGTATCAGACAATATTAAACAAAGACAAACATCCTCTTCAGAATTATAAACTATTATAAACAATATTGAGGAAGCATCAGCTTGTAAGAAAGCAGAGTggtaaaatcttattttctttcaaaatgttattcagtatttaactttttatctttAGACCGGTTAAGCATATTCTACACATTTTTAACTAAACAAATCAATTTCTCTCATTTATGAaatatactgttttttaaaaaagttgaagcatagttgatttataatgttgtgttagtctctggtATATAgtaaattgattcagttatatatatatatatatatgaagtatacAGTTTAAGTTTTAAGTCTTGtacaaaaaaaacaagaaaacatacTGTTCATCGTAAGTTGAATCTGATACTTGAAGTACTGAGGCTTGAAAATCCTGGATAACAcactatgaattaaaaaaaaaaaaggttaagaaaCAAGATTATTGAGATTTGTCTTTGTAATCTATAGTTTCAtaacattattttcaaaatattgttctttttttcattccctttcccatccaaaacatttttcttaatgaaaCTGGACCACATTCCTGGATGGCTAACTCATTTCAAGGGTATAAATCTTCCCAGCCAAGGACTCTGAGCATCAAGAAACCTAATTCTAAACTCTTGTATTACAAACTaaattatataacatttaaattacaactgttatggaaaaaaatgatgagataaaaataaagggaaaCCCTTGTATCACAGTTCTacataataaaacttttttttacttaaaaaaaatttttattggaatatagttgattcactatttttccctttaaaataagCTTAAAAGCAAGACTTCATTAActgaatatacatacataaaatgcaTATACATTGTATCTTATGGAACTTTTAATGACTGACATAGTATAAAAGTTACAAAACATGCAGTGAAATACATAGGACCTCTGAGCTACTAAGGAAAAATCTTCTAAGGTCTAGGTACAATTATTAATCATCTTCACAATTTTTCCTTGTATCGAACACCCACAAAAAATCTTTATCTTTGGGTGTAAAAAACTTGTCAAATATGTTATATCACTGCCATATTAGGCATCCCTGATGgctcggcggtaaagaatctatctgccaatggagaagacgcaggttcgatccctgatctgggaagttcTCACATGCATCAAAGCGGCTAAACCCGTGCAACtatcaagcctgtgctctagaaccttcaagccgcaactactgaagccaccatgccctagagcccgtgttccacaacaGGACAGgccacttcaatgagaagcccacacatcacaatcaagagagcccctgctcgccacaactttgtgcagcagcagagacccagcacagccataaataaatattaaaaaaaaaaaaaaagaatgcatattgtGGTGTGAGAGGTTGTTTTACTAACCTCTCCCCCGTCACTAAGTCATTCATGGTCAGAGATGGATTTTCAGTAAAGAAAACCTTTCCCTGGCTGCTTGCTATAAACAATAATACCTTTTTTTATACAGCTGACTCAAGtttaggaaagaaaatgttaatgGAGCCATACTAGTTTGTTTTTACCCCAAAGCTCCTTTCAGGTCTCACCATAGTAGTTCAAGTGAATATAGAGTAGTTTGTTGATATCTGACAAGCATGAAAAGCAtacccttcccccagcccctgccaaaAGCTATtaattttgtttgcaaatatcattaaaaatataagtttgaaaatataaaatgttcataCTCTGTTCAAAGACCGCCTATATAATGCTTTTGTGAAGAGAACAGGATTACTTACGTTACACATGTAATTGTGCCAAGACCTGGTAACCTGGGgcagcttctcttttcttttccagtttgctggAGACCCTTCACGAACAGCTTCCTAAGTGCCAAGAACAAGTGCTAGGTTAAGAGTTCACAACATGGGGGTGTGGAGTTGAAGGTAAGCCCCAGAAATAAAACTCAATCACCACTTACTTTTGATGCAATCATATATGGAGGAATCAGTTCTATATTCATTTCTTGGAAGAGTTCCCTGCACTGCATAGTGATAAAGTCTCCAGCAAGAGGGGACTTCACAATGCCTATGAAACAGATTACACAAGACTCAGTAAGAAAGCATTCCATCCAAGCTCCTTGGGATGAATTTCCTGTGTTTTgacacgatttttttttttcaaggagaaTTAATGGAACTATCCTCCAAGCATGAATGAAGCCATGCCTCAGTTTTAAATATACACTATatactacagattttttttttttaaaaacatgacttGGAAATGACTTTGATAGCCCAAGTCATTGCTTTATTTCATGATCTGTGTCCTCAGTGAACCCTGGTTAAAAACTTACCTTGCTGAAGAACATAGCCATCATGAACAGGAATTGCAGTGGTGTGAGTGGCTCCACTGTCCAAAATAAGCCCGGTAGAACGACCATTAGCAAATCTAGTTGAAAGcattaaggaaaagaaagtatCAAGGTTCCtataataatgtttatttaaGGGAAGGTTTTTATTAAGGCATTTTTAAAACTTGCATCATGGCTTAAAAGTGTGTTAAAGTAAACACAGGGATCAAAGTTGATATCAAATAataactggtttaaaaaaaaaatgacaacaggCAGGACTTTCAGAATGGTGGTATGAGAAAGTCGGAGAAACCTTTATCCCAGAGAGAGACATCTGTTAAGCTGGTCAAAATTAGCACAATTATTCAAAGCCTCTGGCACAGATCAAAAGGGCTTCCAACAAATTGAGAAGCATTTAACAAAATCTACAGAAACTTGGTAAGAACAGTGGGAGGCTGTGCCATCTGAGCTAAAGACTAAAACCATTCTCACATAGGATTAAAGAGCCATTTCAGTTTGGCAGCTGAGTGGCAGTTATCATCTCTCCCAGCTCAATACGAAGAGCTATTCCAGGTAGATTCAACAGCCAGTGATTATCAGCAGACAGAATTTATCccatttttcacagttctgtgcTGCAGAAGGCCTACATGACATGGACATCACAAACTGACAGTTAGGAGTACAGCCATTCACTGGGTCATCCAACAATTACTGAGCATCTATCGTGTGCCTAGTGACGAGTCTGGTGCTCAATAAAGAAGGGAAGCAGTCTCTTACTAGCATTCCTTAAGCACAGAAGACACAAAGAGGTGAACCAAAGCTGTCTCTGCCCTGAAGGATATCCTGTTTAGTAAAGAGGAGATCAATAAACTATACAAAGAACAGTTCAGGATGCCCTGGGAGAGTATAAAGGAGTATAACCCATCCTTAGGAAACTCAAGTGAAAGCTGAGGACGGGGGCATGGCAAAGAGCTGAAACATGTGGGAAGGCTAGGAGGCAAGAGAGCACGGGAAGAGGTCTGGGAAGTGCAGAGTTCAGCAGAGCCTGAAATAAGAAAGGCAAGACTGTGGGAAATGATTATGGCTTAAATCAGCAGGTTGGCAATTAACAAAGATGATTAGAGCTGCAGTGTGAAGAATGGGCAAGAGGAAGGGCTACACCTAATAAAATGGCAGTGCACAGAGAAATAAATGGATTTGTGGGT is a window of Ovis aries strain OAR_USU_Benz2616 breed Rambouillet chromosome 1, ARS-UI_Ramb_v3.0, whole genome shotgun sequence DNA encoding:
- the ACTL6A gene encoding actin-like protein 6A isoform X1, with the protein product MSGGVYGGDEVGALVFDIGSYTVRAGYAGEDCPKVDFPTAIGMVVERDDGSTLMEIDGDKGKQGGPTYYIDTNALRVPRENTEAISPLKNGMVEDWDSFQAILDHTYKMHVKSEASLHPVLMSEAPWNTRAKREKLTELMFEHYNIPAFFLCKTAVLTAFANGRSTGLILDSGATHTTAIPVHDGYVLQQGIVKSPLAGDFITMQCRELFQEMNIELIPPYMIASKEAVREGSPANWKRKEKLPQVTRSWHNYMCNCVIQDFQASVLQVSDSTYDEQVAAQMPTVHYEFPNGYNCDFGAERLKIPEGLFDPSNVKGLSGNTMLGVSHVVTTSVGMCDIDIRPGLYGSVIVAGGNTLIQSFTDRLNRELSQKTPPSMRLKLIANNTTVERRFSSWIGGSILASLGTFQQMWISKQEYEEGGKQCVERKCP
- the ACTL6A gene encoding actin-like protein 6A isoform X2, which translates into the protein MLGKVEDEVGALVFDIGSYTVRAGYAGEDCPKVDFPTAIGMVVERDDGSTLMEIDGDKGKQGGPTYYIDTNALRVPRENTEAISPLKNGMVEDWDSFQAILDHTYKMHVKSEASLHPVLMSEAPWNTRAKREKLTELMFEHYNIPAFFLCKTAVLTAFANGRSTGLILDSGATHTTAIPVHDGYVLQQGIVKSPLAGDFITMQCRELFQEMNIELIPPYMIASKEAVREGSPANWKRKEKLPQVTRSWHNYMCNCVIQDFQASVLQVSDSTYDEQVAAQMPTVHYEFPNGYNCDFGAERLKIPEGLFDPSNVKGLSGNTMLGVSHVVTTSVGMCDIDIRPGLYGSVIVAGGNTLIQSFTDRLNRELSQKTPPSMRLKLIANNTTVERRFSSWIGGSILASLGTFQQMWISKQEYEEGGKQCVERKCP